A stretch of Mycobacterium sp. ITM-2016-00316 DNA encodes these proteins:
- a CDS encoding bifunctional 3-(3-hydroxy-phenyl)propionate/3-hydroxycinnamic acid hydroxylase, whose protein sequence is MNAPEIYDVVIVGLGPSGAAAANACGQLGLRTLVVERDLAIFERQRAIALDDEALRAIDNLGLYDDVTAHMHLGVTARFIGLNGKPFIVGPTGPTRYTGHAVANFFHQPLLEHALREGLRRWPHVQVLAGWTAEFVEQDGQAVTLRVADADSTDRLVRARYVLACDGGSSPLRKQLGIEFAGKSYSEQWMDVQARTKRPLHRGPHFDFVCSPTRPGVRCPCPGGYYRWEWRINAGEDAESMLEPENVWRMLAEEGVTPDDVEIARTWSYTFHVRKAREWRRGRVLLLGDAAHVMPPFAGQGISGAFRDAANVVWKIHAAIAGHAGDDLLDTYQSEREPHHDAMTGRAVLLGRLVMPPSRSIARLRDIAFRVVAKVPGAADAITRKVVEPTPLGRGCLTTVPRKRSPVGYLLTPARVAMADAQQVGVDQALGLGWSILGMDVDPRATMTPQHLAAWQRIGARFLTIRPGTSVVIDGELGDPSGQLWNALTDNGARYLIVRPDRYVYQATDDAAALAPPTSYRPGLVAHATAEQTTA, encoded by the coding sequence GTGAACGCACCCGAGATCTACGACGTGGTCATCGTCGGCCTGGGCCCATCGGGCGCGGCCGCCGCGAATGCCTGCGGCCAACTGGGATTGCGGACCTTGGTCGTCGAACGTGATCTGGCGATCTTCGAACGCCAACGCGCGATCGCCCTGGACGACGAAGCGCTGCGCGCGATCGACAACCTCGGCCTCTACGACGACGTCACCGCCCACATGCATCTCGGGGTGACTGCACGTTTCATCGGACTCAACGGCAAGCCGTTCATCGTCGGCCCCACCGGGCCCACCCGCTACACCGGACATGCGGTGGCGAACTTCTTCCACCAACCGTTGCTGGAGCATGCTCTGCGCGAGGGGCTCAGGCGCTGGCCACACGTCCAGGTGCTCGCCGGCTGGACCGCCGAGTTCGTCGAGCAGGACGGTCAGGCGGTCACCCTTCGCGTCGCCGACGCCGACAGCACCGACCGCCTGGTGCGGGCCCGCTACGTGTTGGCCTGTGACGGCGGAAGTAGCCCGCTGCGCAAGCAATTGGGTATCGAGTTTGCCGGCAAGTCGTATTCCGAGCAGTGGATGGACGTGCAAGCCCGCACCAAACGGCCGTTACACCGTGGACCCCACTTCGACTTCGTGTGCTCGCCGACCCGGCCCGGCGTGCGCTGTCCCTGCCCGGGTGGTTACTACCGCTGGGAGTGGCGCATCAATGCCGGCGAAGACGCCGAGTCCATGCTCGAACCGGAGAACGTCTGGCGCATGCTGGCCGAGGAGGGCGTCACCCCCGACGACGTCGAGATCGCCCGGACCTGGTCCTACACCTTCCACGTGCGCAAGGCACGCGAGTGGCGCAGGGGCCGGGTGCTGCTGCTGGGCGACGCGGCACACGTGATGCCGCCCTTTGCCGGTCAGGGGATTTCGGGGGCGTTCCGCGATGCGGCAAATGTGGTCTGGAAGATCCACGCCGCGATCGCCGGTCATGCCGGCGACGACCTCCTGGACACCTACCAGAGCGAACGCGAACCGCACCACGACGCCATGACCGGCCGGGCGGTCCTGCTGGGTCGACTGGTCATGCCGCCCAGCAGGTCGATCGCTCGCCTGCGCGACATCGCGTTCCGGGTCGTCGCCAAGGTGCCCGGAGCCGCGGACGCCATCACCCGTAAGGTCGTGGAACCGACGCCTCTGGGCCGTGGTTGTCTGACAACAGTTCCGCGCAAGCGGTCTCCGGTCGGCTACCTCCTGACCCCGGCGCGGGTCGCCATGGCAGACGCGCAACAAGTCGGCGTCGACCAGGCACTCGGGCTCGGTTGGAGCATCCTCGGAATGGACGTCGATCCCCGCGCGACGATGACGCCGCAACACCTGGCGGCGTGGCAGCGGATCGGCGCGCGCTTCCTGACCATTCGACCCGGTACGTCGGTCGTCATCGACGGCGAACTGGGCGACCCCAGCGGTCAGCTGTGGAATGCGTTGACCGACAACGGTGCCCGCTACCTCATCGTGCGGCCAGACCGGTATGTGTATCAGGCCACCGACGACGCCGCTGCCCTCGCGCCACCCACGTCCTATCGCCCCGGACTGGTCGCCCACGCCACGGCGGAACAGACCACCGCATGA